In a single window of the Metopolophium dirhodum isolate CAU chromosome 2, ASM1992520v1, whole genome shotgun sequence genome:
- the LOC132939682 gene encoding mitochondrial inner membrane protein OXA1L, with amino-acid sequence MPPPRLVMSLCLRMRVGQVRHFHRVSISKRVVLLAPDKFRHTRLTDLRHVLSATNLTFIRHSSGDGREQPELLSSVNSEPVDLTEDVIPDAPEVPIEAAVEQVAIALNALGEQTLQSAGLGSFTPVGLLQNALEFMHVSCGLPWWGAIIAGTTILRLLVFPLVVTSQRHTARMNNNMPQIQAYQEKMTEARLHGNPYEMARASQELMLFMKTNQVNPLKGMILPAIQFPIFLSMFLGLRGMAMLPLESFKYGGLWWFSDITLPDQYFILPIVTVITLGVTLELGADIGKLASSGVGFGKYLKYGVRVLPLVVFPFIVNFPCAVCLYWASTNFISLGQVLFLKIPSVRNYFNIEEKRNVEKPKSKKKGVIGEFKESWKNMQVVKEIEERERLDHMKFTQAGRAAPVKTFKYNPKIVGGIKKEN; translated from the exons ATGCCGCCGCCGCGATTAGTTATGAGCTTATGCCTCCGTATGCGTGTTGGACAGGTACGTCATTTCCACCGAGTTTCCATTTCAAAACGGGTAGTTTTACTTGCCCCTGATAAATTCAGGCACACCAGACTTACGGATCTTAGGCACGTCTTGTCGGCCACAAATCTCACGTTTATTCGACACAGCAGTGGCGATGGTCGTGAACAGCCGGAACTACTGTCATCGGTCAACAGCGAACCCGTGGATCTGACCGAAGACGTCATACCTGATGCACCAGAAGTGCCTATTGAAGCGGCAGTCGAACAAGTCGCAATAGcattg AATGCATTAGGTGAACAGACACTACAAAGTGCAGGACTTGGTTCTTTCACTCCTGTTGGATTATTACAAAATGCTTTAGAATTTATGCACGTATCTTGTGGTTTACCCTGGTGGGGTGCCATTATTGCAG GTACTACCATATTGCGTTTATTGGTTTTTCCTTTAGTAGTTACGTCTCAACGCCATACAGcaagaatgaataataatatgcctcAGATTCAAGCATACCAAGAAAAAATGACAGAAGCCCGATTACATGGAAATCCTTATGAAA tggcaAGGGCTTCACAAGAACTTATGTTATTTATGAAAACGAATCAAGTAAACCCTTTGAAGGGTATGATACTACCAGCTATTCaa tttcctatatttttaagtatgtttTTGGGATTACGAGGTATGGCAATGTTACCTTTAGAAAGTTTCAAATATGGTGGTCTTTGGTGGTTCTCAGATATTACGTTGCCTGACCAATATTTCATATTGCCTATTGTTACTGTTATTACTCTTGGCGTGACATTAGAG CTTGGAGCAGATATTGGTAAACTTGCTTCCTCCGGTGTAGGATTTGGAAAATATCTGAAATATGGAGTTCGTGTATTACCTCTTGTTGTGTTTCCTTTTATTGTGAATTTCCCATGT gcAGTATGTTTATACTGGGCGTCTACTAACTTTATTTCACTAGGCCAAGtactatttttgaaaataccaagtgtaagaaattattttaatatagaagaAAAGAGGAATGtagaaaaaccaaaatcaaaaaaGAAAGGAGTCATCGGAGAGTTTAAAGAAT CGTGGAAAAATATGCAAGTCGTAAAAGAAATTGAAGAAAGGGAACGTTTAGATCATATGAAATTTACACAAGCCGGCCGAGCAGCACCGGttaaaacgtttaaatataATCCAAAAATTGTTGGAGGcatcaaaaaagaaaattaa